The Sulfurospirillum diekertiae genomic sequence CTTGTTTTTTTTCATAAATTGCCATATTAACGCTCCTGAATCTTCATTTTGTGGTTAAACCAGTTGAGTATTGCTGAGACAATTAAACTGATGATGAGATAAACGAGCATGGTCATCGAAATGATCTCAATCGCTTGCCCCACCTGATTCAGAGATGTGCCTGCAAAAACAGTCACAATTTCAGGATAACCAACGGCTGTTGCCAAAGAGGAGTTCTTAATAAGGTTAAGATACTGATTGATAATTGGAGGAATTGCAATACGGATTGCTTGGGGAAGAATAACCAATTTTAAAGATTGGTACGGACTAAAACCCATCGAAGCTGCTGCTTCTTTTTGACCATGTCCTACGGCCTCAATACCTGAACGAACTGCCTCAGCAATAAATGTTGCCGTATAGATCGTTAATGCAAATGTGAGTGCCAAAAACTCAGGTGAGAGTGTTTTGCCACCTTTGAAGTTAAAGCCTACGAGTTCTGGAAAATTAAAATTAAGATGAGTTCCACCAATAAAATATGCAAGGATAGGGAAAACAATAAACATTCCTATTGCAAAAGGGTAGACCATAAAATCTTGCCCTGTTAGAACTTTACGTTTATTTGCCCATGCGTTAAGTGCAAAAGAGGCACAAAGTGCCAGAAAAAGACTTGCAAGCATAACAAAAAAGGTAGTATTGTACTCAGGTTGGGGGAAATAGAGACCTCTGTTATTAATAAAAATTGTATCAAAAAAGTTGAAACTCTGTTTAGGATTTGGCATGGAACGAAGAACAACGTTATACCAAAAGAGTATTTGAAGAAGAAGAGGTATATTTCTAAAAAAATCGACATACGATTTTGCAAGTTTTGCAATCAACCAGTTGCGCGATAGTCTCAATATGCCTATAATGAGTCCTACAATGGTTGCACAAAGGATACCAACAAAAGCGATGATAAGTGTATTTAAAAGCCCTACAACAAAAACGCGTCCATGGGTACTCTCTTCTGAGTACGCAATAGGAGATTGATCGATACCAAATCCAGCTGTGCCATTCAAAAAGCCAAAGCCTGTTTGAATGCCTCTTTGTTCTATATTGGCGACAGTGTTGGTGCCAATATACCACAAAAAAGCAACCAAGCCAATAACGGTTAATAATTGGAAAAGAATTCCTCGAATCTTTTGATTTCTCAAAAGTACTAGCATACGTGTCCTTTATACGTTAAGATTAAGGGCAGAATGATCTGCCCTCAGTGTTTTACTGTTTTTTAATCTACTATCTAAAAGGAGGAGCGTATTGTAAGCCGCCTTGATTCCAAAGAGCGTTATAACCTCTTTTAATTTTCAGTGGAGAGCCTTCGCCTACAGTACTTTCAAATGACTCACCGTAGTTACCGACTTGCTTGACGATGTTATAAGCAAAATCTTTTTTAAGACCTAAATTCTCACCCATTTGACCTTCAACACCTAAAAGACGTTTGATGTCTGGATTGTCAGATTTAAGCATTGCATCAACATTTTTGCTCGTTACGCCAGATTCTTCTGCAGTAACCATCGCATAAAATGACCATCTCACGATATCAAACCATTTACCATCACCTTTACGAACAACAGGTCCTAAAGGCTCTTTAGAGATAACTTCAGGAAGTACGATAGAATCTTCAGGTTTTAAAAGTTTGATTCTCAAGCCGTAAAGTTGTGATTGATCAGAAGTTAAAACGTCACATCTACCACTTTCATACGCTTTAACAACTTGATCATTAGTGTCATAAGATACGATTTTATATTTTAGTTTATGACTTCTAAAGTAGTCAGCAACGTTAAGTTCTGTTGTGGTTCCTGTTTGAAGGCAGATAGAAGCGCCATCAAGCTCTTTAGCACTTTTGACACCCAATTTTTTAGTGACCATAAAGCCTTGACCATCATAGTAGTTAACACCGGCAAAGTTTAAACCCAAAGAAGTATCTCTGGTTTCTGTCCATGTTGTGTTACGTGAAAGCATATCGATCTCGCCTGATTGAAGAGCTGTCAAACGCTCTTTAGCATTAAGAGCAATGTATTTAACTTTTTTAGCATCGCCAAAAACGGCAGCTGCAACAGCACGACAAACGTCAACATCAATACCTTTATAGATACCATCACTTCCTACTTCAGAAAAGCCTGGTAATCCACCATCAACACCACACTTAACAAAACCTTGTTTTTGTACTTCGCCGAGAGTATCCGCACTAAGTGTTGTTGCGCCAAAGCCCAACACAGTAATTGTTGCTAAAGAGATTTTAGCGAGTTTAGATCGTAACATCATTATCTTCCTTTCAAAGTTGATGCAAGAATTCTAACACTAAATTTTATTTTTTGGCGAAAAAACTGCCTATTTATTAATCAGTTACAGCAGGTGAGTAGAATCTACATTCTTTAAAGAAATATTTTATTTTTGCATATTTTATAAGATAAAACCACCTTATACCCTCATAGATTTATGCGTGTTATCTGAACCATTCAATTCTCTTTAAAGCCAATCACATTATAATAAGTAAAAATTCAATTAAGGGTCTTTTATGAGTTCTTGGACACGCGCATCATGGAGAGAAAAACCAATTAAGCAACAACCAACGTATACCAACCAAGAGTTGTTGAAAAATATTGAACAAGAACTGAGCAAATATCCTCCCCTTGTTTTTGCAGGCGAAGTTAGACAGCTCAAAGCCTCATTAGCTGATGTTGTCGCTGGAAAAGCTTTTTTACTTCAAGGTGGAGATTGTGCAGAAAGTTTTAGCGAATTTAACGCTGTTAATATTCGTGATATGTTTAAAGTTATGCTTCAAATGGCGGTTGTTTTAACCTTTGCAGGTGGTTGTCCCATCGTTAAAGTAGGGCGACTAGCGGGTCAATTTGCCAAGCCTAGATCATCTGATTATGAAGAGATGAATGGTGTAAAGCTTCCAAGTTACCGTGGTGACATCATCAATGACATTGAATTTACCGAAGATGCAAGAATCCCAAATCCAAAAAGAATGCTCAAAGCCTACAACCAATCAGCGGCAACAATGAATCTTTTACGTGCCTTTTCACGCGGTGGTTTGGCGGATCTTCACCAAGTCCATAAATGGACGTTAGGCTTTGTATCAGCCAGTCCTTTGGGCAAACGTTACCAACATCTTTGTGATCGCATTTCTGAGACATTGGCTTTTATGGAAGCGTGCGGTATCACCTCTGCTAATACACCAAATATCAACGAAACAGTCGTTTACACTTCCCATGAAGCATTGCTTCTTAACTATGAAGAAGCATTGACACGTCAAGATAGCTTGACGGGGGACTGGTATGATTGTTCAGCTCATATGCTTTGGATTGGTGATCGCACCCGTGATGTGGATGATGCGCATGTGGAATTTCTCACAGGGGTTAAAAACCCTATTGGCATCAAAGCAGGACCTAGCATGACGGCTGAGGGCTTAATGAAGCTTATCCATAAACTAAACCCTGAAAATGAGCCAGGGCGTCTTAATATCATCGTGCGTATGGGTGCAGACAAGATTGAAAAAGAGTTCCCAAAATTGGTGCAGGCGGTTAAAGCTTCTGGTGCACATGTGCTTTGGAGCATCGATCCAATGCACGGTAACACCATCAAAGCATCCAATAATTACAAAACACGCTCGTTCGATGAAGTGTTGCGCGAAGTTAAAGGCTTCTTTAAAGTCCACGAAGAA encodes the following:
- a CDS encoding amino acid ABC transporter permease, giving the protein MLVLLRNQKIRGILFQLLTVIGLVAFLWYIGTNTVANIEQRGIQTGFGFLNGTAGFGIDQSPIAYSEESTHGRVFVVGLLNTLIIAFVGILCATIVGLIIGILRLSRNWLIAKLAKSYVDFFRNIPLLLQILFWYNVVLRSMPNPKQSFNFFDTIFINNRGLYFPQPEYNTTFFVMLASLFLALCASFALNAWANKRKVLTGQDFMVYPFAIGMFIVFPILAYFIGGTHLNFNFPELVGFNFKGGKTLSPEFLALTFALTIYTATFIAEAVRSGIEAVGHGQKEAAASMGFSPYQSLKLVILPQAIRIAIPPIINQYLNLIKNSSLATAVGYPEIVTVFAGTSLNQVGQAIEIISMTMLVYLIISLIVSAILNWFNHKMKIQER
- a CDS encoding amino acid ABC transporter substrate-binding protein, coding for MLRSKLAKISLATITVLGFGATTLSADTLGEVQKQGFVKCGVDGGLPGFSEVGSDGIYKGIDVDVCRAVAAAVFGDAKKVKYIALNAKERLTALQSGEIDMLSRNTTWTETRDTSLGLNFAGVNYYDGQGFMVTKKLGVKSAKELDGASICLQTGTTTELNVADYFRSHKLKYKIVSYDTNDQVVKAYESGRCDVLTSDQSQLYGLRIKLLKPEDSIVLPEVISKEPLGPVVRKGDGKWFDIVRWSFYAMVTAEESGVTSKNVDAMLKSDNPDIKRLLGVEGQMGENLGLKKDFAYNIVKQVGNYGESFESTVGEGSPLKIKRGYNALWNQGGLQYAPPFR
- a CDS encoding class II 3-deoxy-7-phosphoheptulonate synthase; this encodes MSSWTRASWREKPIKQQPTYTNQELLKNIEQELSKYPPLVFAGEVRQLKASLADVVAGKAFLLQGGDCAESFSEFNAVNIRDMFKVMLQMAVVLTFAGGCPIVKVGRLAGQFAKPRSSDYEEMNGVKLPSYRGDIINDIEFTEDARIPNPKRMLKAYNQSAATMNLLRAFSRGGLADLHQVHKWTLGFVSASPLGKRYQHLCDRISETLAFMEACGITSANTPNINETVVYTSHEALLLNYEEALTRQDSLTGDWYDCSAHMLWIGDRTRDVDDAHVEFLTGVKNPIGIKAGPSMTAEGLMKLIHKLNPENEPGRLNIIVRMGADKIEKEFPKLVQAVKASGAHVLWSIDPMHGNTIKASNNYKTRSFDEVLREVKGFFKVHEEEGTFPGGVHLEMTGQDVTECIGGAQDITEENLACRYQTQCDPRLNANQALELAFLIADSLKDARQRFLAQ